One genomic region from Arthrobacter sp. YN encodes:
- a CDS encoding tRNA ligase subunit PheS family protein, translating into MQLDVLMGGEWLELAECGLMAPQLFLDAGLDPGKWCGLALGMGLDRALMLRKGIPDIRLLRSADPRIQRQMLDLSPWKAVSRMPSISRDISIVVAEDMDDELLGDTVRSALGEQAEDLESVELLALTPCRKLPAAARDRLRIRRGQANALIRVVMRPLGRTMTDPEANQIRDDVYLALHEGPVKELIAG; encoded by the coding sequence TTGCAGCTTGACGTTCTGATGGGTGGCGAGTGGCTGGAACTCGCGGAGTGTGGGCTCATGGCACCGCAGCTTTTCCTGGACGCGGGCCTTGATCCCGGAAAATGGTGCGGCCTTGCGCTGGGGATGGGTTTGGACCGCGCCCTGATGCTTCGCAAGGGCATTCCCGACATCAGGCTGCTGCGGTCTGCGGACCCGAGGATTCAACGGCAAATGCTGGACCTGTCGCCGTGGAAAGCTGTCTCCCGGATGCCTTCCATCAGCAGGGACATCTCAATAGTGGTTGCAGAGGACATGGACGATGAGCTGCTTGGCGACACGGTTCGTTCGGCTCTGGGGGAGCAGGCTGAGGATCTGGAAAGCGTGGAGCTGTTGGCGCTGACTCCCTGCCGGAAGCTTCCGGCGGCGGCGCGGGACCGGCTCCGCATCAGACGCGGGCAGGCCAACGCCCTGATACGGGTGGTGATGCGTCCCCTTGGGCGGACAATGACCGATCCAGAGGCGAACCAGATCCGGGACGACGTTTACCTTGCCCTGCACGAAGGCCCGGTCAAGGAACTGATTGCAGGCTAG
- a CDS encoding HNH endonuclease, which produces MERIRTSQAGNNAMALPVDASTPWESAQPGATLAGLAAVIGSLPASTTSGELVNEIRALEDLKSAITARQARAAVALDLAQRREQAEAGVPTAEQGRGVAAQVALARRESPNRGSRLLGLARALVIEMPHTMAALETGQLNEWRATLLVKETACLSIEDRAAVDEELAPDTGTFNGSGDRVIIAAAKAAAYRRDPRSVTQRASQAAAGRRVSLRPAPDTMTILTALLPVAQGVAAYAALSRHADSARSTGDGRNRGQIMADTLVERVTGTPGGVAGIDLQLVMTDRTLFQGDSEPARLQGYGIVPAEWARVLLTDGPTEPEGQRQEFRVMIRRLYTAPGSGELLAMDSKARIFPQRLRRFIEVRDDTCRTPYCDAPIRHMDHVVPWHNGGTTTLNNGAGLCEACNHTKENPGWSASVPHGQTHTLEVRTPTGHIYQSKAPPLPGHEDASPPAPPDGPPASERPLEPQLQHARQT; this is translated from the coding sequence ATGGAGCGGATTCGGACCAGTCAGGCGGGCAACAACGCGATGGCCTTACCGGTCGATGCCTCGACGCCCTGGGAGTCTGCCCAGCCCGGTGCTACGTTGGCGGGCCTCGCGGCCGTTATTGGTTCCTTGCCCGCGAGCACTACCAGTGGCGAGCTGGTCAACGAGATTCGCGCCCTGGAGGACCTGAAATCCGCGATCACTGCGCGTCAGGCCAGGGCCGCTGTCGCTTTGGATCTGGCTCAGCGCCGGGAGCAGGCCGAAGCAGGCGTTCCCACGGCAGAGCAAGGCCGCGGTGTCGCCGCCCAGGTGGCCCTCGCCCGACGCGAATCGCCGAACCGTGGATCCCGGCTGCTCGGACTTGCGCGGGCGCTTGTCATCGAGATGCCGCACACCATGGCCGCCCTCGAAACAGGTCAGCTCAACGAATGGCGTGCCACACTGTTGGTCAAGGAAACTGCGTGCCTCAGCATTGAAGACCGTGCCGCTGTGGATGAAGAACTGGCACCGGACACGGGCACGTTCAACGGATCCGGTGACAGGGTCATCATCGCGGCTGCGAAGGCCGCAGCCTACCGGAGAGATCCCCGCTCGGTCACCCAGCGGGCCAGTCAGGCCGCCGCAGGACGCAGGGTCAGCCTTCGCCCGGCTCCGGACACCATGACAATCCTCACCGCTCTGCTTCCAGTGGCTCAAGGTGTCGCCGCCTACGCTGCCCTTAGCCGGCACGCAGATTCAGCCCGCTCGACCGGCGACGGCCGAAACCGTGGACAGATCATGGCCGACACCTTGGTGGAACGCGTCACCGGAACACCTGGCGGGGTCGCAGGGATCGACCTCCAACTCGTCATGACCGACCGCACGCTCTTCCAAGGCGACAGCGAACCGGCCCGCCTCCAGGGGTACGGAATCGTCCCCGCTGAATGGGCAAGAGTTCTCCTGACCGACGGGCCCACCGAGCCAGAGGGACAGCGCCAAGAATTCCGAGTGATGATCCGGCGACTTTACACTGCTCCGGGAAGCGGCGAACTCCTGGCCATGGACTCCAAAGCGAGGATCTTCCCCCAACGATTACGGCGCTTCATCGAGGTCCGGGACGACACCTGCCGAACCCCGTACTGCGATGCGCCTATTAGGCATATGGACCACGTGGTCCCTTGGCACAACGGCGGGACCACCACCCTGAACAATGGCGCGGGGCTATGCGAGGCATGCAACCACACCAAGGAAAACCCCGGCTGGAGCGCCAGTGTGCCGCACGGCCAAACGCACACCTTGGAAGTCCGCACCCCTACCGGGCACATCTATCAATCGAAGGCGCCACCTCTGCCTGGGCACGAGGACGCGTCGCCACCTGCTCCGCCGGACGGGCCACCCGCGTCGGAACGTCCCCTGGAACCACAACTGCAGCATGCCCGGCAGACGTAA
- a CDS encoding tryptophan-rich sensory protein: MKTQNPDLLRQITVTVSLVICIVGSMIGVGVFGGTPIAQAAGGALAADSTLLAPATPAFSIWSVVYTGLVAYTVWQWLPSQRAHPRQRSLGWIVSVSMVLNAVWILSVQAGWLFVSVLVILALLVSLVLAFLRYSQSRATSWVEAVVVDGTLGLYLGWTSVAVCANIAAALKASGFSGFGLRPEVWSVAVLVVVAVVGIALAIKGHGRLALAAAIAWGLAWITVGRSADSPESFPTAVAAAIAAALVLGAAITVRTRVVLAAAGATGGR; this comes from the coding sequence ATGAAAACTCAAAACCCGGATCTTTTGCGGCAGATCACGGTCACCGTGAGCTTGGTGATCTGCATCGTTGGTTCGATGATCGGCGTCGGCGTCTTCGGCGGAACCCCGATTGCCCAGGCAGCGGGCGGAGCGTTGGCCGCCGACTCCACGCTCCTCGCCCCCGCAACGCCGGCCTTCTCCATCTGGTCCGTGGTGTACACCGGCCTGGTTGCCTACACGGTGTGGCAGTGGTTGCCGTCCCAACGGGCCCATCCGCGGCAGCGTTCCCTCGGCTGGATCGTATCCGTGTCCATGGTCCTGAACGCCGTGTGGATCCTGTCCGTCCAGGCCGGCTGGCTCTTTGTCAGTGTGTTGGTGATCCTGGCCCTGCTGGTGTCCCTTGTACTGGCGTTCCTGCGGTACAGCCAGAGCCGTGCCACCTCATGGGTTGAGGCTGTTGTGGTGGACGGGACTTTGGGGTTGTACCTCGGCTGGACCAGCGTGGCCGTGTGCGCCAACATCGCCGCCGCTTTGAAGGCCTCCGGGTTCTCAGGGTTCGGGTTGCGGCCCGAGGTCTGGTCAGTGGCAGTCCTGGTAGTGGTGGCCGTTGTGGGCATCGCTCTGGCCATCAAAGGGCACGGCCGCCTCGCCCTCGCAGCCGCCATCGCGTGGGGCCTGGCCTGGATCACCGTCGGCCGCAGCGCCGATTCACCCGAATCGTTCCCGACGGCGGTCGCGGCGGCTATCGCTGCTGCGTTGGTCCTCGGCGCAGCGATCACAGTGAGGACCCGGGTGGTGCTGGCAGCGGCGGGGGCTACCGGGGGCCGGTAA
- a CDS encoding MarR family winged helix-turn-helix transcriptional regulator: MDSEGHAKGYWYGKDPGQKAIAIDVLNALRDYRASEQAMRRRTRSSMGMGEKDLLALRYLFEAEASGTVMKPKDLGDKLGITSASMTTLIDRLVESGHIRREPHPTDRRALILKATPGSDQEVRHTLGGMHRRMLDAACALNPDESQVVVNFLQHMREALDTIDEEPETPGDAGKPTPS, translated from the coding sequence ATGGACTCGGAAGGCCACGCAAAGGGCTATTGGTACGGCAAAGACCCAGGTCAGAAGGCCATTGCCATTGATGTGCTGAACGCCCTGCGCGATTACCGCGCCTCCGAGCAAGCGATGCGCCGCAGGACCCGTTCGTCCATGGGAATGGGTGAGAAGGATCTGCTGGCCCTCCGCTATCTGTTCGAAGCCGAGGCCTCGGGCACGGTGATGAAGCCGAAGGATTTGGGCGACAAACTGGGGATAACGTCGGCGTCCATGACCACCCTGATTGACCGTTTGGTGGAGTCGGGCCATATTCGGCGCGAACCCCATCCGACGGACCGGCGTGCCCTGATCCTGAAGGCGACGCCGGGCTCGGACCAGGAAGTACGGCACACCCTGGGTGGAATGCACCGCCGGATGCTGGATGCGGCGTGCGCTTTGAACCCGGACGAGTCACAGGTGGTGGTGAACTTCCTGCAGCACATGCGCGAGGCCCTGGACACCATCGATGAAGAGCCTGAAACTCCTGGAGACGCGGGGAAACCCACCCCGTCATGA
- a CDS encoding prenyltransferase, giving the protein MTYLWLALAFIAAAVIAGVIFARQGAQPGETGKHWKAVGLAFAALAVLTAVFDSVMIGMELFHYDASHILGLKVGLAPIEDFAYPLAGVVALPGLWMWLTRNRKRSSESRTESRLKGLVPQAVLASRPVSWINTAYPFAAAMLLTTREIDWVLVVGTFYFLIPYNLAMYGINDVFDYESDLKNPRKGGMEGALLQPHLHRPMLWLAAITNVPFLLLLAFVGGPAAWISLTVSAFAVVAYSVAGLRFKERPVLDSLTSSTHFVSPAVVGLTLAGAEVTPGLLVLLAAFFLWGMAAHAFGAVQDIEPDRQAGIGSIATVFGARRAVRLAVVLWLVAGLAMLATPWPGPLAAIIAVPYIVNCAPYWNVTDTTAARTNVAWRRFIWLNYGSGFLVTLIFILHWSLTS; this is encoded by the coding sequence ATGACGTACTTGTGGCTCGCCCTCGCGTTCATCGCCGCAGCAGTGATCGCCGGCGTGATCTTCGCCCGGCAAGGCGCCCAGCCCGGGGAGACGGGCAAGCACTGGAAAGCTGTGGGCCTCGCTTTTGCCGCGCTGGCCGTCCTGACCGCGGTGTTCGACTCTGTCATGATCGGGATGGAACTCTTCCACTACGACGCGTCGCACATCCTCGGCCTCAAGGTTGGGCTCGCCCCAATTGAGGACTTTGCGTACCCGCTGGCAGGTGTCGTGGCGCTTCCCGGACTGTGGATGTGGCTGACGCGGAACCGCAAGCGATCCAGTGAAAGCCGGACGGAATCGAGGCTCAAGGGCTTGGTCCCGCAAGCCGTCCTCGCGTCCCGCCCCGTCAGTTGGATCAACACCGCCTACCCGTTCGCGGCGGCAATGCTGCTCACTACCCGTGAGATCGACTGGGTCCTGGTGGTGGGCACCTTCTACTTCCTCATCCCCTACAACCTGGCCATGTACGGGATCAACGACGTCTTCGATTACGAGTCCGACCTGAAGAACCCCCGCAAGGGCGGCATGGAGGGCGCGCTCCTCCAACCCCATCTGCACCGCCCCATGCTGTGGCTCGCGGCCATCACCAATGTGCCGTTCCTGCTGCTGCTGGCGTTTGTGGGCGGACCTGCCGCATGGATCAGCCTGACCGTGAGTGCCTTCGCTGTGGTGGCTTACTCCGTAGCGGGGCTTCGCTTCAAGGAACGCCCGGTCTTGGACTCGTTGACGTCCAGTACCCACTTCGTCAGTCCCGCCGTCGTCGGTTTGACGCTGGCCGGTGCCGAGGTGACGCCTGGTCTCCTGGTTCTGCTGGCGGCATTCTTCCTGTGGGGCATGGCTGCGCACGCCTTCGGCGCCGTCCAGGACATTGAGCCTGACCGGCAGGCCGGCATCGGCTCCATAGCAACAGTGTTCGGTGCCCGCCGGGCGGTGAGGCTCGCCGTCGTGCTCTGGCTTGTTGCGGGTCTCGCGATGCTCGCCACGCCGTGGCCCGGGCCGCTCGCGGCAATCATCGCCGTCCCATACATCGTCAATTGCGCCCCGTATTGGAACGTGACGGATACGACGGCGGCACGCACCAATGTGGCCTGGCGCCGGTTTATTTGGCTCAACTACGGGTCAGGATTCCTGGTGACGCTCATCTTCATCCTGCACTGGAGCCTCACCTCATGA
- a CDS encoding lycopene cyclase domain-containing protein has product MGVLYLVSLLLGITCMLLLDHRFRLFFWRDAKAAAIVTAVGVLFLLAWDLAGIGLGIFLRGEGTIATGLLIAPELPVEEPVFLLFLVLCTMVLYTGARRLLGWSTATRSAKQRERENA; this is encoded by the coding sequence ATGGGTGTTCTCTACTTGGTGTCGTTGCTGCTGGGCATCACCTGCATGCTCCTGCTCGACCACCGCTTCCGGTTGTTCTTCTGGCGCGACGCTAAAGCAGCGGCGATCGTCACCGCCGTCGGGGTCCTGTTCCTTCTCGCCTGGGACCTGGCCGGGATCGGTTTGGGAATCTTCCTGAGAGGTGAAGGCACCATCGCCACGGGGCTGTTGATCGCACCGGAGCTGCCCGTCGAGGAACCCGTCTTCCTGCTTTTCCTGGTGCTGTGCACCATGGTCCTGTACACGGGCGCCCGGCGGCTGCTTGGCTGGAGCACGGCCACGCGCAGTGCGAAGCAGCGGGAGAGGGAGAACGCATGA
- the crtI gene encoding phytoene desaturase family protein, with protein sequence MTRTVVIGGGIAGLATAALLAHEGHEVQLLEQRDQVGGRAGSLERDGFRFDTGPSWYLMPGVFDHFFKLLGTSAAEQLDLRTLSPAYRIFSEPNHDGVRPDPLTVPLGSDQVLETFESVEPGSARELTSYLASARHTTEMAERFFLYNPFTRLQGLLHPEVLRSLPKLAQLLLTPLDKYVSQRFQHPVLRQVLGYPAVFLGTNPSDAPAMYHLMSALDLGDGVQYPIGGFWELVRRLESLAVDAGVRIHTGAKASKITTREAPRTRKVGRFDGVKLPPALSGKDGREVTGVKWRDNSGTEHYSVADLVVSGADLHHTETQLLGVRDRSYNSKYWQSRTSGPGAVLVMLGVKGSLPELPHHSLFFTRDWEANFAAIFGEETSIPDPASIYVCKPSATDAGVAPQGHENLFVLVPVPADPQLGAGGPDGSGDVLIERTADAAIDQIAQWANIPDLRDRVVVRHTIGPADFVDEYNSWRGGMLGPAHTLGQSAMFRAQNASKRVQGLYYAGATTAPGVGVPMCLISAELVLKRIRGDHSAGPTTVRPVASRIG encoded by the coding sequence ATGACGCGGACTGTAGTGATTGGCGGTGGCATCGCTGGGCTTGCCACCGCTGCACTCCTCGCCCACGAAGGCCACGAGGTCCAGCTCCTGGAGCAGCGCGACCAGGTAGGCGGCCGCGCCGGCAGCCTGGAACGGGACGGATTCCGCTTCGACACCGGCCCCTCCTGGTACCTGATGCCCGGAGTCTTCGACCACTTCTTCAAGCTGCTCGGCACCAGCGCGGCGGAACAGCTGGACCTGCGGACGCTCAGTCCCGCGTACCGCATCTTCAGCGAGCCAAACCACGACGGCGTGCGGCCGGACCCGCTGACAGTCCCGCTGGGCAGCGATCAGGTTCTGGAAACCTTCGAGAGCGTAGAGCCCGGCAGCGCCAGGGAACTCACCTCCTACCTCGCGTCCGCGCGTCACACCACTGAAATGGCTGAACGGTTCTTCCTCTACAACCCGTTCACCAGGCTGCAAGGGCTGCTTCATCCGGAAGTACTGCGGAGCCTGCCCAAGCTCGCGCAGCTGCTCCTGACACCGCTGGATAAGTACGTGTCCCAACGGTTCCAGCACCCCGTGCTCCGGCAGGTCCTGGGATACCCGGCGGTGTTCCTTGGCACCAATCCTTCGGATGCTCCCGCCATGTACCACTTGATGAGTGCGCTGGACCTGGGCGACGGCGTCCAGTACCCGATCGGAGGATTCTGGGAGCTCGTGAGGCGGCTGGAGTCGTTGGCGGTGGATGCCGGCGTCAGGATCCACACCGGCGCCAAAGCCTCGAAGATCACCACCCGCGAGGCACCCCGGACCAGGAAGGTGGGCCGCTTCGATGGCGTCAAACTCCCGCCTGCCCTGTCCGGGAAGGATGGCCGTGAAGTCACCGGGGTCAAGTGGCGCGACAACTCGGGCACCGAGCACTACAGCGTTGCGGACCTGGTGGTCTCCGGCGCCGACCTGCACCACACTGAAACCCAACTACTGGGCGTCAGGGACCGGAGCTACAACAGCAAGTACTGGCAGAGCCGCACCAGCGGACCCGGCGCCGTCCTGGTGATGCTGGGCGTCAAGGGTTCCCTGCCGGAACTTCCCCACCACTCCTTGTTCTTCACTCGGGATTGGGAGGCAAATTTTGCAGCCATTTTTGGTGAGGAGACCAGCATCCCGGACCCCGCTTCCATCTATGTCTGCAAACCCAGCGCCACCGACGCCGGGGTCGCGCCACAGGGGCACGAGAACCTTTTTGTCCTGGTTCCCGTTCCGGCCGATCCACAGCTTGGAGCAGGCGGCCCCGACGGCAGCGGCGATGTCCTCATCGAACGGACCGCCGATGCCGCCATCGACCAGATCGCCCAGTGGGCCAACATCCCGGATCTCCGCGACCGTGTGGTGGTCAGGCACACCATCGGACCCGCCGACTTCGTTGATGAGTACAACTCCTGGCGCGGCGGCATGCTGGGACCGGCGCACACGCTGGGACAGAGTGCCATGTTCAGGGCACAGAATGCCTCGAAGCGTGTCCAGGGCCTCTACTACGCCGGCGCCACCACAGCCCCCGGAGTGGGAGTGCCCATGTGCCTCATCAGTGCCGAGCTGGTCTTGAAACGAATCCGCGGCGATCACAGTGCCGGCCCTACCACTGTGAGGCCCGTAGCTAGCAGGATTGGCTGA
- a CDS encoding phytoene/squalene synthase family protein, producing the protein MSVATDTSFTHFTRTAERAANQVIAAYSTSFGLACRLLGPRHRQHVRNIYALVRVADELVDGVTAEAGLSYQEQCDALAHFIDETHRAVKLGYSSDLIIHAFAQTARTAGIDETLIDPFFDSMRTDLGERTSAGSSAQQPAPLRFDADAHDGYVHGSAEVVGLMCLRVFMRDENIDDGDAAALQFGASRLGAAFQNINFLRDLADDTSRLGRNYLGTSDHIEEHDRVEWVRTVRAQLADANAVIPMLPRDARAAVRSALALFQALTDRIEQTTVDELYRSRVRVPDAVKAGLAARAVASTWMELHR; encoded by the coding sequence ATGAGCGTCGCCACCGATACCTCTTTCACCCATTTCACCCGGACGGCCGAGCGGGCCGCCAACCAGGTCATCGCCGCCTATTCCACGTCCTTCGGGCTGGCATGCAGGTTGCTGGGCCCCCGGCACCGCCAGCACGTCCGCAACATCTACGCCCTGGTGCGGGTGGCGGATGAGCTCGTGGACGGCGTCACTGCGGAAGCCGGCCTCAGCTACCAGGAACAGTGCGACGCCTTAGCCCACTTCATCGACGAGACCCACCGCGCGGTCAAGCTCGGCTACAGCAGCGATCTCATCATTCATGCCTTTGCCCAGACGGCCAGGACGGCGGGCATCGATGAGACCCTCATCGATCCCTTCTTCGATTCCATGCGAACGGACCTCGGCGAGCGCACGTCAGCGGGCTCTTCTGCGCAGCAGCCGGCACCACTCCGTTTCGATGCAGACGCCCACGATGGCTACGTGCACGGTTCCGCTGAGGTGGTGGGGCTGATGTGCCTGCGCGTCTTCATGCGCGATGAAAACATCGACGACGGCGACGCCGCAGCTTTGCAGTTTGGCGCCAGCAGGTTGGGCGCTGCTTTCCAGAACATCAACTTCCTCCGCGATCTGGCGGACGACACCTCCCGGTTGGGCCGCAACTACCTCGGCACCTCGGACCACATCGAGGAGCATGACCGGGTGGAGTGGGTCAGGACCGTCCGGGCCCAGCTGGCCGACGCCAACGCCGTCATTCCGATGCTGCCACGCGATGCCAGGGCCGCTGTCCGGAGCGCGTTGGCGCTGTTCCAGGCCCTCACGGACCGGATTGAACAGACCACGGTGGACGAGCTGTATCGCTCAAGGGTCCGGGTGCCGGATGCCGTGAAAGCCGGGCTCGCCGCACGCGCCGTCGCCTCAACCTGGATGGAGCTGCACCGATGA
- a CDS encoding polyprenyl synthetase family protein: MTVTSGSLRSRTDLCGAIENELTGLIGKRASAATAYGPNFARLWGLAGQNVLGGKFVRPLLLMETYDALLQRGSSGPEQEGTGQRETAISIAAAIELLHYAFLLHDDVIDGDLVRRGHPNLIGSLLAETGELPRPDGGLHWAQTGGILMGDMLLAATHQAFARADLPHELRLRLLDLLDHTINETVAGEQLDVGLGDGVIAPDLETILVMCGYKTATYTFELPLRAAAALAGADFAVETALATAGRHLGLAFQLQDDLLSTFGDPRRHGKDPFSDLREGKETAIIAHARTTSTWPHIAPLFGRPGLNGEEGEHVRRHLTECGAEAFVQSLIEEQMAAFNHQLTSTIPQDARNVLLDLAGQLEGRQS, encoded by the coding sequence ATGACCGTCACGTCCGGATCCCTCCGAAGCCGCACAGACCTCTGTGGCGCCATCGAAAACGAGCTGACCGGACTGATCGGCAAGAGGGCCAGCGCAGCAACCGCCTACGGCCCCAACTTCGCAAGGCTGTGGGGCTTGGCCGGCCAGAACGTGCTGGGGGGCAAGTTTGTCCGCCCCTTGCTGCTCATGGAAACCTACGACGCCCTCCTGCAGCGCGGCTCATCAGGGCCGGAACAAGAAGGCACTGGCCAACGCGAAACCGCCATCAGCATCGCCGCCGCCATCGAACTCCTCCACTACGCCTTCCTCCTGCACGATGACGTGATCGACGGCGACCTCGTCCGCCGCGGGCACCCCAACCTCATCGGTTCCCTCCTCGCAGAAACCGGCGAGCTCCCCCGTCCGGATGGCGGCCTTCACTGGGCCCAAACCGGCGGAATCCTGATGGGCGACATGCTGCTCGCCGCGACCCACCAAGCGTTCGCCCGCGCTGATCTCCCCCACGAACTACGGCTCCGCCTCCTGGACCTCCTGGACCACACCATCAACGAGACCGTGGCCGGCGAGCAACTGGACGTGGGCCTGGGCGACGGCGTCATTGCCCCGGACCTCGAAACCATCCTGGTGATGTGCGGGTATAAAACCGCCACGTACACCTTTGAGCTGCCGTTACGCGCCGCCGCAGCGCTGGCCGGTGCGGACTTCGCCGTCGAGACTGCACTGGCAACCGCCGGCCGGCATCTTGGCCTGGCTTTCCAGCTCCAGGACGACCTCCTGTCCACGTTCGGGGATCCTCGCCGCCACGGCAAGGATCCTTTTTCGGACCTGCGCGAAGGCAAGGAAACGGCCATCATCGCCCATGCGCGGACCACCAGTACGTGGCCGCACATCGCGCCCCTCTTCGGCAGGCCCGGACTCAACGGGGAGGAAGGCGAGCACGTCCGCCGCCACCTCACCGAGTGCGGAGCAGAAGCATTTGTCCAGAGCCTCATCGAGGAACAGATGGCAGCGTTTAATCATCAGCTCACAAGCACCATCCCGCAGGACGCACGGAACGTGCTGCTTGACCTTGCGGGGCAGCTGGAAGGACGGCAATCATGA
- the idi gene encoding isopentenyl-diphosphate Delta-isomerase, producing the protein MNATEMVVLLDDAGTPIGEAAKAGVHTLDTPLHLAFSCYLLNDAGEVLLTRRSPEKKTWPGVWTNSFCGHPAPGEEFEDAVMRRAQFELGVDAKRIELVLPDFRYRAVDPTGIVENEVCPVFMARISGPLQPNPAEVADWAWISPALLEDALAHTPSAFSPWLGLQFPQLLEARALPLHEGVKA; encoded by the coding sequence ATGAACGCGACAGAGATGGTGGTCCTCCTGGACGACGCCGGAACACCCATCGGGGAGGCAGCAAAAGCGGGAGTGCACACACTGGACACGCCCCTTCACTTAGCCTTCTCCTGCTACTTGCTCAACGATGCCGGCGAGGTCCTCCTGACCCGCCGCTCACCTGAAAAGAAGACCTGGCCGGGAGTTTGGACCAACAGTTTCTGCGGCCACCCGGCACCAGGCGAGGAGTTCGAGGACGCTGTGATGCGGCGTGCGCAGTTTGAACTCGGGGTGGACGCCAAGAGGATCGAACTGGTCCTCCCGGATTTCCGCTACAGGGCGGTGGACCCCACGGGCATCGTCGAAAATGAGGTCTGCCCGGTGTTTATGGCCCGGATCAGCGGACCCCTGCAGCCGAATCCAGCCGAGGTAGCTGACTGGGCCTGGATTTCCCCGGCCCTGCTCGAGGATGCCCTGGCACACACGCCGTCCGCTTTCAGCCCGTGGCTCGGCCTGCAGTTCCCCCAGCTCTTGGAAGCGCGGGCGTTGCCTTTACACGAGGGAGTCAAAGCATGA
- a CDS encoding MarR family winged helix-turn-helix transcriptional regulator, protein MSSPEEIPEEAGTPVSSGIYHLDANDPHEDLVDRSGLSEEDVQQISDLMAALGRLREAEQRLSDASLRYMKLNQSDMRALHYLIVCANHGVIATPGAIASRLSISTASTTKLLDRLERAGHVTRRAHPSDRRALAIAITPETHEAAMRTVGRQQAKRFLAAARLTPNEREIVMRFLDDMAQEIEVSEEAWAGSTGSPAADQR, encoded by the coding sequence ATGTCCAGTCCTGAAGAGATTCCTGAAGAAGCCGGGACCCCGGTTTCCTCCGGTATTTATCATCTGGACGCCAATGATCCCCATGAGGACTTAGTGGACCGATCCGGTCTCTCCGAAGAGGATGTCCAGCAGATCAGTGACCTCATGGCGGCCCTGGGACGGCTGCGCGAGGCAGAACAGCGGCTCTCCGACGCCTCCCTGAGGTACATGAAGCTCAACCAATCAGACATGCGTGCACTGCACTATTTGATTGTCTGCGCCAACCATGGCGTGATTGCCACCCCCGGCGCAATAGCCTCCCGCCTCAGCATCTCGACGGCGTCAACCACCAAGCTGCTCGACCGGTTGGAACGCGCGGGCCATGTCACGCGACGCGCCCACCCCTCCGACCGGAGGGCCCTCGCCATAGCCATCACACCCGAAACGCACGAGGCAGCGATGCGGACGGTGGGACGCCAGCAAGCCAAGCGGTTCCTGGCGGCTGCCCGCCTCACTCCGAATGAACGGGAGATCGTGATGCGCTTCCTCGATGACATGGCTCAGGAAATCGAGGTTTCCGAAGAGGCATGGGCAGGTTCTACGGGCTCCCCGGCAGCGGACCAGCGCTAG